Proteins encoded within one genomic window of Esox lucius isolate fEsoLuc1 chromosome 12, fEsoLuc1.pri, whole genome shotgun sequence:
- the lmod3 gene encoding leiomodin-3, translated as MSKHRNQDMEDINEEDIDEDDILASLSPEELTELQKEMDVLAPDEKVPLGQRQKDQKKKDKPDSDDEEDIDEDDILAHLSPEELKELQKEMDVIAPDERVPVGQRQKSQTEKTPTGSFDHRGLVDYLYWEKESKRMLEEERVPVILLASKKTMEEDAEKKENRKDVETVYEEMEEVIEMEATDGVEREEEIEEIIEEMIEDKEEDVKRELEENENNDIAIKEERVTEEHENPTNEHLKESSENKSTNTVNTASSLQASPGFADMKEEKETESTEQKNIPSEIPEMTPEEKRACFVPEKEVRVINKLNIPKLALGGALGGALGGGLGGLGGAKKTSRPSGNETNLETTLDKIRNNNPAVTDINLNNIENIPKEMLLDYVDALKKNKHVKSFSIANTGADENIAFMLAKMLRENRSITTLNIESNFITGKGIVAIIRCLQFNETLTELRFHNQRHMLGHHAEMEVARLLKANNTLLKMGYHFEQAGPRMVVTNLLSRNLDRQRQQRKEEQNKQQQKEQKEMLEMYERALNLPPGLLSMLGYIPPEIAALVPQLSQGPQVPAKLNPEPSSTAEQRQCKQVNHTAQCNRILPQDPSTDSSGNPLRNIQLKRTPKKRDPFLDLDHREERKTERLNVQLRKTTGKQKDTSVDEMVELKATLKDVMKTLKPVPRRRQPPKVDLTPRDELLNEIKKSNVAYLKAVPLPKELESRETSLFNL; from the exons ATGTCCAAACATAGAAACCAGGACATGGAGGACATAAATGAGGAAGACATAGATGAAGACGATATCCTGGCTAGTCTGTCTCCTGAGGAACTTACAGAACTCCAGAAAGAGATGGATGTTTTGGCTCCAGATGAGAAAGTACCGCTTGGTCAGAGACAGAAGGACCAAAAGAAGAAAGACAAGCCAGATTCTGATGATGAGGAAGACATTGATGAAGATGATATCTTGGCACACTTGTCTCCTGAGGAGCTGAAAGAGCTCCAGAAAGAGATGGATGTTATAGCCCCAGATGAGAGGGTGCCGGTGGGTCAGAGGCAGAAGAGCCAGACAGAGAAGACGCCCACGGGCTCATTTGACCACAGGGGCCTGGTAGACTATCTATACTGGGAAAAGGAGTCCAAACGCATgctagaggaggagagggtccCTGTCATCCTACTGGCCAGTAAG AAAACTATGGAAGAGGatgctgaaaaaaaagaaaaccgtAAAGACGTAGAGACTGTGTATGAGGAGATGGAAGAAGTAATCGAAATGGAAGCTACAGACGGTGTTGAACGAGaggaagagatagaggagatCATAGAAGAAATGATAGAAGACAAGGAAGAGGATGTAAAAAGGGAGTTAGAAGAGAATGAGAACAATGACATAGCCATAAAAGAGGAAAGGGTCACAGAAGAACATGAAAATCCAACGAATGAACATTTAAAAGAGTCATctgaaaacaaaagcacaaacactgtAAACACTGCCAGCTCCCTGCAAGCTTCTCCTGGGTTTGCAGAcatgaaagaggagaaagagactgaAAGCACAGAACAGAAAAATATCCCATCAGAAATACCTGAGATGACTCCAGAGGAGAAGAGGGCATGTTTTGTCCCAGAGAAAGAGGTTAGGGTAATAAACAAACTCAATATTCCAAAGCTGGCCCTTGGTGGGGCCCTTGGTGGGGCCCTTGGTGGAGGCCTTGGAGGCCTTGGTGGGGCCAAAAAGACATCAAGGCCTTCAGGGAATGAGACAAACCTGGAAACCACCCTAGATAAAATACGCAACAACAACCCTGCTGTCACAGACATAAACCTGAACAACATAGAAAACATTCCCAAAGAAATGCTTTTAGACTATGTTGATGCCTTGAAGAAGAACAAACATGTCAAGTCGTTCAGCATAGCCAACACTGGTGCAGACGAAAACATTGCATTCATGTTGGCCAAAATGCTGAGAGAGAACCGCAGCATCACCACCTTGAACATAGAGTCTAATTTCATAACAGGGAAGGGAATCGTTGCCATTATCCGTTGCCTCCAGTTCAACGAGACCCTCACGGAGCTCCGCTTCCACAACCAGAGACACATGCTGGGCCACCACGCAGAGATGGAGGTGGCGCGCCTGCTCAAGGCCAACAACACCCTCTTAAAGATGGGCTACCACTTTGAGCAGGCAGGACCCAGGATGGTGGTGACTAACCTCCTGTCCAGAAACCTGGACCGCCAGAGACAGCAGAGGAAAGAGGAGCAAAACAAGCAGCAGCAGAAGGAGCAGAAGGAGATGTTGGAGATGTATGAGCGTGCACTGAACCTGCCCCCTGGGCTGCTGTCGATGCTGGGTTACATCCCTCCTGAAATTGCTGCCCTCGTGCCGCAGCTTTCCCAGGGTCCACAGGTTCCCGCAAAGCTTAATCCAGAGCCCTCCTCCACAGCTGAGCAGCGTCAATGCAAGCAGGTTAACCACACAGCCCAGTGCAACCGCATTCTACCACAAGACCCCAGTACAGACTCGTCTGGTAACCCTCTGAGGAACATCCAGCTGAAGAGAACTCCCAAAAAGCGTGACCCTTTTCTTGATCTGGACCATCGGGAGGAGAGGAAAACGGAGAGGCTGAACGTCCAGCTCAGGAAGACAACAGGAAAACAAAAGGACACGAGCGTTGATGAGATGGTAGAACTGAAGGCCACGCTGAAAGATGTGATGAAGACACTGAAGCCTGTCCCTCGGAGGCGGCAGCCACCCAAGGTGGATTTGACACCCCGTGATGAACTTCTTAACGAGATCAAAAAAAGCAATGTGGCCTATCTGAAAGCT GTGCCACTCCCAAAAGAATTGGAATCTAGAGAAACCAGTCTCTTCAATCTCTGA